A stretch of Podospora bellae-mahoneyi strain CBS 112042 chromosome 5, whole genome shotgun sequence DNA encodes these proteins:
- a CDS encoding hypothetical protein (EggNog:ENOG503Q0BQ; COG:S), which produces MKSPQRFYALVGLCLLIFVNTVAAGAKQVSLEHELLALPPCALPCVVDAIRDAKCSAHDNECICSSARFDKEAHFCVRTHCAPRETLAAKNITYQWCDHPNEGDRTLLPAFSIFLGLAIAAVALRLVARVVTEAWFWWDDLCNFFAIAGCAAYTGLYIEAVHFGMGKDIWFVPFDNITKIMQTYFATMLTYVTTRFFIRASIILFYLRVFPAQSNFRLGKVVVWTGVFNIIYTIAFFFASLFQCQPISAFWTAWEGVGKDQCVNLNAMAWSAAATGIAFDLWLLALPFPQLLSLNLHWKKKLMGSMMFLVGAAVIVISLIRLKTINATTRAVNPTKDTVDLSLWSGIEIDVGVICPCLPSFRLLLRKVLPRLMGESTRSYELDPISKGEGGVTVTTKISAHIEPSGNNGIFLRPHKDSNTGRSCESVTGLVELSDEESNHGRQKA; this is translated from the exons ATGAAGAGTCCCCAACGTTTTTACGCCCTTGTTGGGCTGTGTCTCTTGATATTCGTCAACACGGTCGCCGCCGGCGCGAAGCAAGTCTCGCTGGAGCATGAGCTCCTCGCGCTACCACCATGCGCG TTGCCCTGCGTCGTGGACGCAATCCGGGACGCCAAGTGTTCCGCACACGACAACGAATGCATATGCTCGTCGGCGAGGTTCGACAAAGAGGCCCACTTTTGCGTTCGCACCCATTGCGCCCCGAGGGAGACTCTCG CGGCCAAAAACATTACGTATCAATGGTGCGACCATCCCAATGAGGGAGACCGGACGCTTCTCCCCGCCTTTTCTATCTTTTTGGGTCTCGCCATTGCCGCCGTGGCTCTGCGGTTGGTAGCCCGAGTGGTGACGGAGGCCTGGTTCTGGTGGGATGATTTGTGCAACTTTTTCGCCATT GCTGGGTGTGCTGCGTACACGGGGTTGTACATCGAGGCGGTCCACtttgggatgggaaaagACATCTGGTTCGTACCGTTtgacaacatcaccaagatCATGCAGACGTACTTTGCCACCATGTTGACGTATGTGACGACTCGATTCTTCATCCGCgcctccatcatcctctttTACCTGCGAGTCTTTCCCGCGCAGTCCAACTTTAGGCTGGGCAAGGTGGTTGTCTGGACGGGCGTGTTCAACATTATTTACACtatcgccttcttcttcgcctcttTGTTTCAGTGCCAACCGATATCAGCGTTTTGGACGGCGTGGGAGGGCGTTGGGAAGGATCAGTGCGTCAACCTCAACGCGATGGCTtggtcggcggcggcgacggggATAGCGTTTGATTTATGGCTGCTGGCTTTGCCGTTTCCGCAGCTGCTGTCGCTTAATCTGcactggaagaagaagttgatgGGGTCGATGATGTTTCTTGTGGGCGCAGC TGTGATTGTCATCAGCTTGATCCGGCTCAAGACTATCAACGCAACCACCCGGGCTGTCAACCCTACTA AGGATACGGTGGACCTCTCCCTGTGGAGTGGCATCGAAATCGACGTGGGCGTTATCTGTCCCTGCCTGCCTAGCTTCCGACTCCTCCTGCGAAAGGTCCTACCGCGCCTGATGGGAGAGTCTACAAGGTCGTACGAGCTTGACCCGATCTCcaagggggaaggaggcgtGACGGTGACGACCAAGATCTCGGCCCATATTGAGCCGTCGGGGAATAATGGGATATTCTTGCGGCCGCACAAGGACTCGAACACGGGGAGGAGCTGTGAGAGTGTTACTGGACTGGTGGAGCTGTCGGATGAGGAGAGTAACCATGGTCGGCAGAAGGCGTAA
- a CDS encoding hypothetical protein (EggNog:ENOG503NZQB; COG:S), with protein MHQLYSPLLIAAILQLCSATTPLIAKPDPHICGLRLNSTKDHSFTSVHAGLDIPTLSLRDGSDKQSFRWGEGECYAMAFADDHTIIIISPDWRTNLKIITISYNAMKKRADENGVTFAPAKYAMMHFRQTRDNNSPPQGPSEECQHCVRKLRVPGVIFNSHLSWIDHARHLQVKVLKIEQYMRRISSSIRGPPTWQMRSLFCSNVRPVLFYAGAAWYRPDNKRHADSWNTALKMLEAAQRKCLVVISGAVKYPPSELLLHELRIGTVDRLLWKYRLIASQHPIIKAYAHAARYHPRLLRWSLSRPPTVPNGTTRNTLSPLSYRPRAEVRQGYQSESRQRPFEGCDDTTFGLRGSFGFRGTMGTNAVFDAAWCLVRRNLTLRRVVRSL; from the exons ATGCACCAACTATATTCCCCTCTCTTGATTGCCGCAATCCTACAACTATGCTCAGCCACTACACCTCTGATCGCCAAGCCAGACCCTCACATTTGCGGCCTCAGACTCAACAGCACCAAAGACCACTCCTTCACCAGTGTCCACGCTGGCCTTGACATTCCCACCTTGAGCCTGCGCGACGGCTCGGATAAACAGTCCTTCcgatggggggagggggagtgttACGCCATGGCGTTTGCCGAcgaccacaccatcatcatcatctctccCGACTGGCGGACCAACCTcaagatcatcaccatctcgtACAACGCCATGAAGAAACGGGCTGACGAGAACGGTGTCACATTCGCCCCGGCCAAGTACGCCATGATGCACTTCCGGCAAACTCGAGATAACAACTCGCCCCCCCAAGGACCTTCCGAAGAATGTCAGCAT TGCGTGCGCAAGCTGCGCGTCCCGGGTGTGATTTTCAACAGTCATCTCAGCTGGATTGATCATGCCAGACAT CTTCAAGTCAAGGTTCTCAAAATCGAGCAGTACATGCGGCGAATCTCCAGCTCCATCAGAGGACCCCCGACGTGGCAGATGCGAAGTCTCTTCTGCTCCAATGTTCGACCCGTGCTTTTCTACGCCGGCGCCGCGTGGTACCGGCCCGACAACAAGCGACATGCGGACAGCTGGAACACGGCCTTGAAGATGCTCGAAGCGGCTCAGAGGAAATGTCTGGTGGTTATCTCAGGCGCCGTCAAATATCCGCCATCAGAATTGCTCCTGCACGAGTTGCGCATTGGGACTGTCGACCGTCTCTTATG GAAGTATCGTCTCATCGCCTCGCAACATCCTATCATCAAGGCCTACGCACACGCTGCGCGCTACCACCCAAGACTGCTGAGATGGAGCTTGAGCAGGCCTCCAACTGTCCCAAACGGCACCACCCGAAACACACTCTCGCCTCTCAGCTACCGACCCAGGGCCGAAGTACGCCAAGGATATCAATCCGAATCTCGTCAAAG GCCTTTCGAAGGCTGTGACGATACGACTTTTGGATTGCGTGGGTCGTTCGGCTTCCGCGGTACAATGGGAACAAACGCAGTTTTCGATGCGGCATGGTGTTTGGTGCGCCGCAACTTGACTTTGcggcgggtggtgag GTCCCTTTGA
- a CDS encoding hypothetical protein (EggNog:ENOG503P4T8; COG:S), with the protein MVLINIAYTAPINRPGQHPVLTTPQVWAGLVRKVRHAQEFVPVIESCAVASEETNAAGQLVVTRYVNFGQAAPVPASGGEGGEVKEVCTLFPPHRVDFVQDDGTRVWNHVSQGPGKDGEDLYLTYVFEARDDAVEDGSPDAAALEERFKTTAKRAVESSIETIRRLVSEGKLQSIT; encoded by the exons ATGGTGCTCATCAACATCGCATACACGGCCCCAATCAACCGGCCAGGCCAGCATCCCGTCCTCACAACCCCGCAAGTCTGGGCCGGCCTGGTGCGCAAAGTCCGCCATGCCCAAGAGTTCGTGCCCGTGATCGAGTCCTGCGCCGTAGCCTCCGAGGAGACCAACGCCGCCGGCCAGCTCGTCGTCACCCGCTATGTCAACTTTGGCCAGGCCGCCCCCGTGCCCGCgagcggaggggagggaggggaggtcaaggaggtaTGCACCTTGTTCCCGCCGCACAGGGTCGACTTTGTGCAGGACGACGGCACCAGGGTGTGGAACCACGTCAGCCAGGGTCCCGGCAAGGACGGGGAGGACCTGTACCTGACCTATGTCTTCGAGGCAAGGGACGACGCGGTCGAGGACGGCTCCCCGGACGCGGCAGCTCTCGAGGAGAGGTTCAAGACG ACCGCCAAGAGGGCCGTGGAAAGTTCCATCGAGACCATCAGACGGCTGGTCAGCGAGGGGAAGCTCCAAAGTATCACCTAG
- a CDS encoding hypothetical protein (COG:P; EggNog:ENOG503NW77), with product MAEPEIVPVTEWPEWSSNPDGGDPLTQDLNAPYDKGDLAWLLVCTILCWQITPAIGFLYAGMHRRKAALTMVLQSLFCACACGIQYWIYGYSLYQSRTTNPILGDLSLAVFKNVLAQPSLANSDIPDILYAAFGFTFVSATAMILAGAMLERGRLFPSMVFLLCWTTFVYYFLAYWEWNPSGWLYNLGLYDFAGSGPVHIASGFGALAWSMMLGPRLNEHGVAPTVSDRKSKLAHYKPHSPLLMCIGTVFIWFGWFAFNGASTANLSLRSIYVVVNTNLAACGGGITWVILEYLYKKKFSLTGFCSGIIAGLVGITPAAGFVPVYVACLVGAITSVCSFYVVKYKYILSVDDGLDIFAIHGIGGVVGDILTGFFAASFVPALDGVSGASYEGGWWNRNFRQMGLQLAGATTCAAWSFFVSCLLLFVINKIPGLHIRATEEQEVRGLDLNYLEDLDFEDGLGHGCMISEGASRHSNTPPQREIVKAEGGEKKE from the exons ATGGCCGAACCAGAGATCGTCCCCGTTACAGAGTGGCCGGAATGGTCCTCCAACCCCGACGGCGGTGACCCGCTCACCCAGGATCTCAACGCGCCCTACGACAAGGGCGACCTGGCCTGGCTGCTTGTCTGCACCATCCTGTGCTGGCAAATCACGCCCGCCATCGGCTTTCTCTATGCAGGCATGCACCGCCGCAAGGCGGCTCTGACCATGGTGCTGCAGTCCCTGTTCTGTGCCTGCGCCTGCGGCATCCAGTACTGGATCTACGGCTACAGCCTGTACCAGTCCCGAACCACCAACCCGATCCTCGGTGATCTCAGCCTGGCCGTCTTCAAGAATGTCCTTGCCCAGCCCAGCCTTGCCAACAGCGACATCCCCGACATCTTGTATGCTGCCTTTGGCTTCACCTTTGTCAGCGCCACCGCCATGATCTTGGCCGGAGCCATGCTGGAGCGCGGCCGCCTCTTTCCCAGCATGGTCTTCCTGCTCTGCTGGACGACGTTTGTGTACTACTT CCTCGCATACTGGGAGTGGAACCCTTCCGGTTGGTTGTATAATTTGGGTCTCTACGACTTTGCCGGTTCGGGCCCTGTCCACATTGCGAGCGGCTTCGGCGCCCTGGCCTGGTCCATGATGCTGGGCCCCCGTCTGAACGAGCACGGCGTCGCCCCCACCGTCAGCGACCGCAAGTCCAAGCTTGCCCACTACAAGCCCCACAGCCCGCTCCTCATGTGCATCGGCACCGTCTTCATCTGGTTCGGCTGGTTCGCCTTCAACGGCGCCAGCACCGCCAACCTGAGCCTGCGGTCCATCTACGTCGTGGTGAACACGAACCTGGCCGCGTGCGGTGGCGGCATCACGTGGGTCATTCTCGAGTACCTGTACAAGAAGAAGTTCAGCCTGACGGGCTTCTGCTCGGGCATCATCGCGGGCCTGGTCGGCATCACACCTGCTGCCGGATTTG TTCCCGTATACGTGGCCTGCCTCGTGGGTGCCATCACCTCGGTCTGCTCCTTTTACGTCGTCAAGTACAAGTACATCCTCTCGGTCGACGACGGCCTCGACATCTTTGCCATCCACGGAATCGGCGGTGTCGTCGGTGACATCCTCACCGGCTTCTTCGCGGCCAGCTTCGTGCCCGCCCTCGACGGCGTGTCGGGCGCCTCGTACGAAGGTGGCTGGTGGAACCGCAACTTCCGCCAGATGGGTCTCCAACTAGCCGGCGCCACCACCTGCGCCGCCTGGTCGTTCTTCGTCTCGTGCCTCTTGCTGTttgtcatcaacaagatTCCCGGTCTCCATATCCGCGCCaccgaggagcaggaggttcGCGGCCTGGACCTGAACTACCTCGAGGACCTGGACTTTGAGGACGGCCTGGGCCATGGGTGCATGATTTCCGAGGGTGCTTCCCGGCACTCCAACACGCCGCCTCAGCGGGAAATTGTCAAGGCCGAGGgcggggagaagaaggagtaG